Proteins encoded by one window of Bacillus sp. DTU_2020_1000418_1_SI_GHA_SEK_038:
- the scpB gene encoding SMC-Scp complex subunit ScpB translates to MEVINWKSIAESLLFAAGDEGLSLKQISIVLEIDEIQAESIMKELMEDYTDSSRGITIVELAGTFQLATKKENSDYLKKLVVTPTTSGLSQAALETLAIIAYKQPITRAEIEEIRGVKTERPLHTLAAKALIKEVGRAEGTGRAYLYGTTKEFLDYFGLKRIEELPPLPEKIDGDDFLQEDADLFFGKFQETLES, encoded by the coding sequence TTGGAAGTAATCAATTGGAAAAGCATTGCAGAGAGCCTTCTTTTCGCAGCCGGGGATGAAGGTCTGTCTTTAAAACAAATCTCCATTGTCCTAGAGATCGATGAAATACAGGCTGAATCAATTATGAAAGAATTAATGGAGGATTACACTGATTCTTCACGAGGGATTACAATCGTTGAGCTAGCTGGAACCTTCCAGCTGGCAACGAAGAAAGAAAACTCCGATTACCTTAAGAAACTGGTCGTCACTCCGACAACTTCAGGTCTCTCTCAGGCTGCACTAGAGACACTTGCCATTATTGCATATAAACAACCAATAACGAGAGCGGAAATAGAAGAAATTAGAGGGGTCAAAACAGAGCGCCCCCTGCATACTTTAGCTGCAAAAGCCCTTATTAAAGAAGTAGGAAGGGCTGAAGGTACGGGGAGAGCCTATTTATATGGAACGACTAAGGAGTTCCTTGATTATTTTGGCTTAAAGCGAATAGAAGAACTGCCGCCACTTCCAGAAAAAATTGACGGGGATGATTTCCTGCAGGAGGATGCAGATTTATTTTTCGGGAAATTCCAGGAAACATTAGAATCTTGA
- a CDS encoding superoxide dismutase: MGRLDEYIQEVFKWNQEMRAFLESEDTEGKSELWNKLERLTDIMEGIKSPQSIEELSVLQNHVDELHSDLEKYFHERQQIGTIYMHEPNVAAGNHTLPPLPYPYNALEPYISEEIMRLHHDKHHKSYVDGLNKAETALHEARKTGDFSLVKHWSRELAFHGSGHYLHTIFWSNMKPKGGGKPSGGLLKEIEKYFGGFESFKKHFSEAAKGVEGVGWAILVWSPRSRHLEILQSERHMILTQWDTIPLLVLDVWEHAYYLQYKNNRGDYVNNWWNLVNWKNVEERFRIASELKWKPY; the protein is encoded by the coding sequence ATGGGCCGTCTGGATGAGTATATTCAAGAAGTATTTAAGTGGAATCAAGAGATGCGTGCATTTCTCGAATCGGAGGATACTGAAGGGAAATCGGAACTTTGGAACAAACTGGAGCGCCTAACAGATATCATGGAAGGGATTAAGAGCCCGCAAAGTATTGAGGAGCTTTCTGTTTTACAAAATCATGTTGATGAGCTTCATTCGGACTTAGAGAAATATTTTCATGAAAGGCAGCAGATCGGGACCATTTATATGCACGAACCGAATGTAGCAGCAGGCAACCATACGCTTCCCCCGCTTCCATATCCATATAATGCGCTCGAGCCCTATATATCAGAAGAAATTATGAGGCTACACCATGACAAACATCATAAATCGTATGTTGATGGCTTAAATAAAGCAGAAACTGCGTTGCATGAAGCAAGGAAAACCGGAGATTTTTCACTAGTGAAACATTGGTCAAGGGAACTGGCATTCCATGGATCTGGCCACTATTTGCACACAATTTTTTGGAGTAATATGAAGCCTAAAGGCGGGGGGAAACCATCCGGAGGTTTGTTGAAAGAAATAGAGAAATATTTTGGAGGCTTTGAATCATTCAAGAAGCATTTCAGTGAAGCAGCTAAGGGAGTCGAAGGTGTTGGCTGGGCTATACTCGTATGGTCCCCACGATCTCGTCATCTTGAAATTCTCCAATCTGAAAGGCATATGATTTTAACCCAATGGGACACGATCCCGTTATTAGTTCTGGATGTTTGGGAGCATGCCTATTATCTGCAATACAAAAATAATCGTGGTGATTATG